TGGAGGCCGCGCGCCGGGTGATGAGCAAAGGCACCCTGCTCGACCCGGCCGGCGCCTTCCCCAGCGCCGAGCCGCGCACCCTGGCCCTGCAAGGCGACGCCGAGCGCTACTACAAGAGCGGCCCGCCACTGCTGCAGCGCTTCCTGCCGTTCCGCATCGCCTCGCTGGCGGACCGCTACATCATCCTGCTGATCCCCTTCATCGCCATCCTGATCCCGCTGATGAAATCCATCGGCCCGCTGTACCGCTGGCGCATCCGCGCGCGCATCTACCGCTGGTACCGCTACCTGCGCGAGATCGACCGGCGCCTGGACGAACGCGCCGGCAGCGCCGAGCTGAGCACGGAAATCGAACGCCTGGAGCAGCTCGAGGCCGAACTGGCCAAGGTCGAGGTGCCGCTGTCGTACTACAACGAGTTGTACGAGCTGCACCTGCACCTGAACTACGTGATCCGCCGCCTGCGCCAGTTGCGGCGCAACCGGCGTGAGCGGGACGGGCAGGTTGCCGCCTCGGACTGAGCGGTGCCGAGCACGGGAACGCCGGGTCGGGTAAACTCTGGCGTTTTCCAATCCGCCCGCCCCGCCGCCGCTTCGATGCACGCGGCGCGGCCGGCACTGAACAACCGGGTCCGCCATGCCGATTCGCCACGCCATCGTCCACCTGATCGACAAGAAGCCCGACGGCAACCCCGCGACGCTGCACGCGCGCGAAGCCGAGCTGGGCGACTCCCAGGCCATCGAGAACCTGATGGCCGACCTCAACGAGAGCTACAACGCCAAGCCGAACAAGGCCTGGGGCCTGTTCCAGGGCGAGTCCGGCGCCTACCCGTTCAGCGGCTGGCTGAGCGAGTACCTGGACAACGGCAAGGACTTCGTTGCGTTCTCCGTTCAGGCCGTGGAACACCTGAAGTCGCTGATGGAAGAGTCCAACCTCTCCACCGGCGGCCATGTGCTGTTCTGCCACTACCAGCAAGGCATGACCGACTACCTGGCCATCGCCCTGCTGCACCACAGCGAAGGCGTGGCGGTGACCGAGTCGCTGGAAGTCACCCCGTCGCGCCACCTGGACCTGGGCCAGCTGCACATGGCAGCGCGGATCAATATCTCCGAGTGGCGCAACAACAAGACCTCCAAGCAGTACATCTCCTTCATCAAGGGCAAGGGCGGCAAGAAGGTCTCGGACTACTTCCGCGACTTCATCGGCTGCACCGAGGGCGTCGACGGGCCGAGCGAGACCCGCACCCTGCTCAAGGCCTTCAGCGACTTCGTGGAAAGCGAAGACCTGCCCGAAGAACAGGCCCGCGAGAAGACCGACGTGCTGGTGGACTACGCCACCAGCCAGGCCAAGATCGGCGAACCGATGGCCCTGGACGCGCTCTCCGAGCTGATGGACGACCAGGCGCCGCGCGCCTTCTACGACTACATCCGCAACAAGGACTACGGCCTGTCGCCGGAGATCCCGGCGGACAAGCGCACCCTCAACCAGTTCCGTCGCTTCACCGGCCGCGCCGAGGGGCTGTCGATCAGCTTCGAGGCACATCTGCTGGGCAGCAAGGTGGAGTACGACGAGGAGCGCGACATGCTGATCATCCGCGGCCTGCCGACCCAGTTGCATGACCAGCTCAAGCGGCGCAAGAGCTGATCGCCAGCCACGAAGAGGCCCATCGCGAGATGGGCTTCTTCGTGCATGTAAGGCGGTTCGCGAGCAAGCTCGCTCCTACAGGCAACCGGTCAGCACGGCGCGCTCGTCGTAAGCGAGCTTGCTCGCGAACCTGCCAACTTCCGACAAAACACCCCAGAGCGGGCGGCCACGCGCTGCTAAAGTCAAATCAGGCGCCTCTCGCTCGCGGTGCCGCCATGTCCGCCTTGCACCCTCTCACCGCTGCTGCAGTCCCGCTCTCCGGGCGTCCCCGGGTGTACCGCTCGACTCTCGCGCTGCTGTTATTGATCTGCACTCACCTTGCCCTGGCCGACCCAACGTCCCCCACGCTCACGCCCAACGTCGCGCGCTTCGTGCTGGCCAACGCGGAGTTCAGCGTGATGCACGAAATGGGGCACATGCTGATCGCCGAATACGACCTGCCGCTGCTCGGCCGCGAGGAGGACGCCGCCGACCAGCTCGGCTTCATCCTGCTGTTCCGCCTCTATGCGAAGCTGCCCCGGGACGAGATCGACGCACGCCTGCTGGACATCGCCGACTACTGGCGCCTGGAATGGCAGACGCCCAAGCCGCCGCCGGAACAGGTACAGGCCTGGGACAGTCATCCGCTGGATGAGCAGCGCTACTACAACATCGCCTGCCTGCTGTACGGCAGCGACATGAAGCGACTGGACTGGCTGCCGCCGCTCACCGGCCTGCCCTATGAACGGGCCCTGTATTGCGACCAGGAGTTCCAGCAGGCGAGCAAGGCGCTGAACTGGATTCGCCATGCGCGCCCCCTTGCCTCGATCCAGCACCGGGCCGCCCTGCGGCTGACATTCGAGATGCCGGGAGCGGGCCGCGACGACGTGGGCCCGCTGGTCGCCCTGCTGCGCCACGGCGACCACTTGCAGCGGTTGCTGGACGAGGTCTTCAGCCTGCTCCGGCCGCCACGTCCGCTGACCCTCCAGCTGCTCAGCTGCGGCGCGCCGGACGCCTGGTACAACCGCAACAGCGGGGAAATGGCGCTCTGCTACGAGCGCCTGCTGTATTTCCGGCAGATGGCCGAGAACCTGCCGCGCCTGCGCACCCCGGTGACGCGGCGCTGCCCCGGCCCTCTGGGACTCAGGCCGGGCGGATGCTGAAGCCCAGGCGCGGGAAGTGCACGTGGACGGTCCCCGCGCGCGCATCCTCGCGGCGCAGGACCAGGCTTTCGCGCCCGGCATGCAGCAGCTCGCCTTCCACCGGATCGACGCCGTAGTCGGTGGCGGCGATCACCACCCGCTGGCCGGCGCCGAAGCCATTGGGATCGACGAAATCTTCCTCCGGCAATGCGGCGGGCCGGCTGCCGCGGGCCAGCGCAATCGCCTCCTCCGCACTCATCTCACTCGGCGCGCCGTGGCCGAAGCCCAGTACGCGACCCAGCCAGGCGCTGGCCGCCGGGTAATCGTCCACCAGCGGCGCGGTCACCGGCGTGCCCTTGAGGAACCACAGGCAGTGGGCCAGGGCGAAGTCGGCAATCGACGGCTCGCCGAACAGGAAGTCACCCTCCTCCCGCGCCAGCTGTTGTTCGACACGGGCCATGAACACCGGCCACTGGTGTTTGGCCTGCTCGGCCGGCAGGCGGCTCGAGCTGCCGCCGCTGAACAATTGGCTACGGTCGGCGATGAAGGCCTTGAGGAACTCCGGCGGCAACTTGCCGAAGCGCGCCGCGATGGATTCGGGCTGGAACACCAGGCTGACGGCATGCTGGAAGATCACCGTATCCGCCCACTGGGCGAAGCTGGCGGCGGTGAACTCCTGGCCTTCGGGGAACAGCGAAGGCACGGCCTTCTCCTGCTCCAGGCGGAGGGCGATCAGGGCGGTGTCGCAGTAGATGTCGGCGCCGACCTGCAGCACCGGAGTCCGGCGATAGCCACCGGTCAGGGCCATCAGATCGGGCTTGGGCATCAGCGGCGGGATGCTCACCGAGCGCCAGGACAACTGCTTGAAACCCAGTAGCAGACGCGCCTTTTCGGCGAAGGGCGAAGTCGGATAGTGGTGCAGGATCAGCTCGGACATCACGGGCTCCAGCGGCCGGAAGGATGGACAGGCAGCTTAACCCGCGAGAAGGCTCCGGCCTACCTCATGTCCCGGATAGGGCAACATCCACGGCGTGGATGGCCGGATTGGCCTGCACCAGGCGTTCCTTGGCCTTCTTGGTCAGCGCCTTGATCGCCCGCTCCCGGCGCAAGGCATCGCCCTTGCCGGGGCAGGTCTCGACATAGACCAGCGCCTGGGCCGGGCTGGAATGAAAGAAACGCGCGCCCTTGCCGCTGCGGTGCGTCTCGAAACGCCGCGCCGGGTCATCGCTGATGCCGCAGTAGAGCGCGCCGTTCTCGGCGCGCACCAGGTAAACGAACCAGGGCTTGGGTTCGACAGCCGTCACGATGCCCAGACCCGGGCCTGCATGCGCTCGCAGTAGGCGACCAGCCGTTCATAGCTGCGCGCCATGTCGTTGAGCGGCGTTTCCAGGGTGCTCAGCACCAGATTGGCGAGCACGCCATAGGCGGCCGCGTCGGCGCTGCAGGGTTGGGCACCACCGTAGAACGGCAGGTCGCCGAGCATGCCGTCCAGCGCTTCGAGGTCGTCGCGGGCGAAGCTCAGCAGCTCTTCGCGACTGTGCCGGATCAACCCGCGGCCGGCGAGATCGCCACGGATCTTGCGCTGCATGAACAGGCCCACCGCCGGACGCAACGGAGCCGGGATGCTGCGCAGCATCACGTCCCTCACCTGGCGGAAGCCCGACTCGTCGAGCCAGCGGAAGTACACCAGCAGCGGCACCAGGTGCTCGTCGCACAACCGGGTGATCGACACCGCCCAGCCACGGCCACGGGCGTCGAGCCCGGCGTCGAGGTCGAATTCGTAGTACTGCTGCAGGGTACGCATGATGATCGCGGTATCCGCGATGGCCTTGCCGTCCAGGGTGATGAACGGCAGCTTGCCCTTGGGGCCCTTGCGCGGGTCGACGACGTGCTTGATCTGGTACTCCAGCCCGGCCAGGCGCAGGAAGGTTTCCAGCTTCAGGCAAAAGGGGCTGACGTTGGGCACATTGAAGGCGGGCGGGAACTGGAAAAGAGTGATCATGGCGGCATCCTGCTCGGAGTCGCCTGTCATTTAAGCCTATCCGCCTTCCGCGAGCGAGCCCGGCACCTTGACATCAGGCCTTCGAGGCCCGCTGCGCGCGGTATACCGCAAGTCCTCCGGCCGCCTGGGCACGGATCGCCGCCCGCACCGGCGGCGCCCAGCCCAGCAGGGCGCCCTTGGCTCCGAGGGCCTGGCGCGACCATTTCCACAGGTCGAACGTATCGACATGACGGCAGATCAGGCCGTCGCGAAACTCGAACCGTGCGCGGATGTGATTGACCACCCGCCGGCCGGTCCGGGTAAAGGTGTAGGACGCCACCCAGTGCGCCGTCCCGCATCGCTCATCGGCTTCGATGCCCTCGTAGCTCAAGGAGAAATCCGCGGCCCGCGCGGTGAGCATGCGCCACATATCCCCGGCCTCGGCGCCACGCAGGTCGGTGAAGACCGGGTCGCTGAACTGCACGTCGGCGCTGTAGCAGGCGGCCATTGCATCGCCATCGCGGCGCTGGAAGGCCTGGTAGAAGCGTTCGATCAACTGGGCGTTGGGATGGGCCATGACGGCGCTCGCATGAAGAAGGTGGGCGCAGTATCGACGAGGTTCCGACTGGACACGATTGGCAATATCGACAAAATTATGATCGATAACGCCAAATTCATTGTGAGACGCCATGTTCAGGATAGCCCTGTTCGTCTGCCCGCAAACGCTGTGCTCCAGCCTCGGCCTGGCAATGGATGCCTTCCACCTGGCCAACCGGCTCGCCGGCCAGCGCCTGTTCGAGGTGCTGCGGGTCAGCGCCGACGGCGCGCCGGTCGCCCTCCCCTTCGGCCGCATCGAAGTGGAAGGCGCCCTCGATCTCGCCGGGGACTGCGACCTGCTGCTGATTCCCGCCACCGGGCCGGACGTGGCCGCCACCTGCGCCGCCAACCAGCCGCTGCTCGCCTGGCTGCGCCACAGCCCGCCCGGAGTGCAGTTGGCCAGCCTGTGCAGCAGTGCCTTCCTGCTCGCCGAAGCGGGCGTGCTGGACGGCCGCCGCGCCACTACGCACTGGGCGCTGGAGGCGGCCTTCCGGGAGCGTTATCCACAGGTGAACCTGGACATCGACGCGCTGTGCACCGAGGACGGCGGGCGCCTCTGTTCCGGCGGCGCGCAGGCCGGGCTGGACCTGTGCCTGTACCTGATCGAGCGCCACGCCGGCGCGGCGCTCGCCCGGCGCGCGGCGGCCACGCTGGTGTTCGAACACGGCCGTGGCCGGCAGCGGCGCTTCACCCCGCTGCTGCCCGAGCCACTGCCCGAAGGCTCGGTGCTGGCGCCATTGCTGGCATGGCTGGCGGACAACTATGCCGAACCGTTCGACCTGAGCACACTGGCGCAGCGCGTGCACTGCTCGACGCGCACCTTGCTGCGGCGCTTCCGCGAGCAGTTGGGAATGACCCCGAACGATTACGTGCAGCGCCTGCGCATCGCCTCGGCACAGGAGGCGCTGGGCGACCCGGCACGTTCGCTGGAGCGCATCGCCAGCGATATCGGCTATGCCGACCGGGCGAGCTTCGCGCGGCTGTTCAAGCAGTTGTGCGGGGAGACGCCGGGGGCCTTTCGGCAGAGGTTGCTGGGACGGTCGGCGTAGCAATGTAGGAGCGAGCGTGCTCGCGAACCCGCTTGACACAGGCATCGCCGGAGAACCCGTTCGCGACCAGGCTCGCTCCTACAGGAAGAGCATCAGTGGAACCACTCCATCGCCGTGCGCCACACGCAGACGCCGACGAAGTACGCCGACGCGATGAACCACAGGCCGAGCAGCCAGTGCTGGTCGATCGGCTGCTGGAGGATCAGCAGCGCGCTGCTGAGCATCCAGACGAAGGTCACGGCGATGTTCAGCGGCATGAACTGGCGCACGCGGAAGGGGTGCAGGAACTTCATCCTGGTCAGGGTCAGCGCGGCCAGCGCCAGCACGGTGACGAAGCTCACCCAGGGATGCAGGTCGAGCACGTAGAAGTACACCGCCACCACGTTCCAGGCGGCCGGGAAGCCGACGAAGTAGTTGTCCTTGCTCTTCATGTTGACGTTGCAGAAGCAGAACAGCGAGGACACCAGGATCACCCCCACCGCCAGCAGTTCGGTATGCACCGGCAGCGGCACGTAGCGGTAGATGAAGATAGCCGGGATGAACACGTAGGTGAGGTAATCGATCACCAGGTCCAGGGTCGAGCCATCGAAGTGCGGCAACACCGCCTTGACGTCGAACTTGCGCGCCAGCGTGCCGTCCAGGCCGTCCACCAGCAGAGCGACGCCCAGCCACAGCAGGCAAGCCTGGGGTCGGTTGTCGACCAGTGCC
This Pseudomonas sp. ATCC 13867 DNA region includes the following protein-coding sequences:
- the yejK gene encoding nucleoid-associated protein YejK → MPIRHAIVHLIDKKPDGNPATLHAREAELGDSQAIENLMADLNESYNAKPNKAWGLFQGESGAYPFSGWLSEYLDNGKDFVAFSVQAVEHLKSLMEESNLSTGGHVLFCHYQQGMTDYLAIALLHHSEGVAVTESLEVTPSRHLDLGQLHMAARINISEWRNNKTSKQYISFIKGKGGKKVSDYFRDFIGCTEGVDGPSETRTLLKAFSDFVESEDLPEEQAREKTDVLVDYATSQAKIGEPMALDALSELMDDQAPRAFYDYIRNKDYGLSPEIPADKRTLNQFRRFTGRAEGLSISFEAHLLGSKVEYDEERDMLIIRGLPTQLHDQLKRRKS
- a CDS encoding DUF4344 domain-containing metallopeptidase, with the protein product MSALHPLTAAAVPLSGRPRVYRSTLALLLLICTHLALADPTSPTLTPNVARFVLANAEFSVMHEMGHMLIAEYDLPLLGREEDAADQLGFILLFRLYAKLPRDEIDARLLDIADYWRLEWQTPKPPPEQVQAWDSHPLDEQRYYNIACLLYGSDMKRLDWLPPLTGLPYERALYCDQEFQQASKALNWIRHARPLASIQHRAALRLTFEMPGAGRDDVGPLVALLRHGDHLQRLLDEVFSLLRPPRPLTLQLLSCGAPDAWYNRNSGEMALCYERLLYFRQMAENLPRLRTPVTRRCPGPLGLRPGGC
- a CDS encoding glutathione S-transferase family protein, whose amino-acid sequence is MSELILHHYPTSPFAEKARLLLGFKQLSWRSVSIPPLMPKPDLMALTGGYRRTPVLQVGADIYCDTALIALRLEQEKAVPSLFPEGQEFTAASFAQWADTVIFQHAVSLVFQPESIAARFGKLPPEFLKAFIADRSQLFSGGSSSRLPAEQAKHQWPVFMARVEQQLAREEGDFLFGEPSIADFALAHCLWFLKGTPVTAPLVDDYPAASAWLGRVLGFGHGAPSEMSAEEAIALARGSRPAALPEEDFVDPNGFGAGQRVVIAATDYGVDPVEGELLHAGRESLVLRREDARAGTVHVHFPRLGFSIRPA
- a CDS encoding GIY-YIG nuclease family protein; the protein is MTAVEPKPWFVYLVRAENGALYCGISDDPARRFETHRSGKGARFFHSSPAQALVYVETCPGKGDALRRERAIKALTKKAKERLVQANPAIHAVDVALSGT
- a CDS encoding glutathione S-transferase C-terminal domain-containing protein; the encoded protein is MITLFQFPPAFNVPNVSPFCLKLETFLRLAGLEYQIKHVVDPRKGPKGKLPFITLDGKAIADTAIIMRTLQQYYEFDLDAGLDARGRGWAVSITRLCDEHLVPLLVYFRWLDESGFRQVRDVMLRSIPAPLRPAVGLFMQRKIRGDLAGRGLIRHSREELLSFARDDLEALDGMLGDLPFYGGAQPCSADAAAYGVLANLVLSTLETPLNDMARSYERLVAYCERMQARVWAS
- a CDS encoding nuclear transport factor 2 family protein; its protein translation is MAHPNAQLIERFYQAFQRRDGDAMAACYSADVQFSDPVFTDLRGAEAGDMWRMLTARAADFSLSYEGIEADERCGTAHWVASYTFTRTGRRVVNHIRARFEFRDGLICRHVDTFDLWKWSRQALGAKGALLGWAPPVRAAIRAQAAGGLAVYRAQRASKA
- a CDS encoding GlxA family transcriptional regulator, with the protein product MFRIALFVCPQTLCSSLGLAMDAFHLANRLAGQRLFEVLRVSADGAPVALPFGRIEVEGALDLAGDCDLLLIPATGPDVAATCAANQPLLAWLRHSPPGVQLASLCSSAFLLAEAGVLDGRRATTHWALEAAFRERYPQVNLDIDALCTEDGGRLCSGGAQAGLDLCLYLIERHAGAALARRAAATLVFEHGRGRQRRFTPLLPEPLPEGSVLAPLLAWLADNYAEPFDLSTLAQRVHCSTRTLLRRFREQLGMTPNDYVQRLRIASAQEALGDPARSLERIASDIGYADRASFARLFKQLCGETPGAFRQRLLGRSA
- the pcsA gene encoding phosphatidylcholine synthase, giving the protein MNLILSPLNLSKAKAWSAHAVTSSGVILALLALLALVDNRPQACLLWLGVALLVDGLDGTLARKFDVKAVLPHFDGSTLDLVIDYLTYVFIPAIFIYRYVPLPVHTELLAVGVILVSSLFCFCNVNMKSKDNYFVGFPAAWNVVAVYFYVLDLHPWVSFVTVLALAALTLTRMKFLHPFRVRQFMPLNIAVTFVWMLSSALLILQQPIDQHWLLGLWFIASAYFVGVCVWRTAMEWFH